In the genome of Fluviispira vulneris, one region contains:
- a CDS encoding substrate-binding periplasmic protein, whose translation MSKIYLIFICLFVYSFNLYAASIKDIIIYTDEDVPYVTVDEKGFINGGITTTVIFKVLKKLNLPEKTIVKAPWSRAYNDATTMPNTIIYPIVKTKERMEKLDYLFKIIESTVYFYKLRSRSDIQVKKFDDAKKYKICVQRNDYRSDFLMAKGFTSLEAATSSTLNVKKFVEGRCDLIVSTEIGLQSKLKAIDFDYKNIQKILPLKELDSALYAAINKETDANIKDQIKKAAASVISSRTK comes from the coding sequence ATGTCAAAAATATATTTGATCTTTATCTGTTTATTTGTTTATTCATTTAATCTATATGCCGCAAGTATAAAAGATATTATTATTTACACTGATGAAGATGTTCCCTATGTCACAGTTGATGAGAAAGGTTTCATAAATGGGGGAATAACAACAACAGTTATATTTAAGGTTTTAAAAAAGCTTAATCTTCCAGAAAAAACCATTGTAAAAGCGCCTTGGTCTAGAGCATATAACGATGCAACGACAATGCCGAACACCATCATCTATCCAATTGTGAAGACAAAGGAAAGAATGGAAAAATTAGATTATTTATTTAAAATAATAGAATCAACGGTGTATTTTTATAAATTAAGATCAAGAAGCGATATTCAAGTAAAAAAATTTGATGATGCAAAAAAATATAAAATTTGTGTGCAGAGAAATGATTATAGATCTGACTTTCTAATGGCAAAGGGTTTTACATCACTTGAAGCAGCAACAAGTTCAACTCTCAATGTAAAAAAATTTGTAGAAGGACGCTGCGATTTGATCGTTTCAACAGAAATAGGATTGCAAAGTAAATTGAAAGCAATTGACTTTGATTATAAAAATATTCAAAAAATCTTGCCATTAAAAGAATTAGATAGTGCTCTTTATGCTGCTATCAATAAAGAAACAGATGCGAATATCAAAGATCAAATTAAAAAAGCTGCAGCATCGGTGATATCTTCACGAACTAAATAA
- a CDS encoding DUF5329 family protein — MIKKNLRRIIKIVVGSVFIVSCFLSFSEEKKLISQQDEEKIISKLIKTIAESNLKFIRNGSTYNAKEAAKHLQLKLNLASKNKFNGQITVCEFIKNVATKSSLSGLPYQIEVEAGKKILLQTWLIENLKKQDMALAERCTENSID, encoded by the coding sequence ATGATAAAAAAAAATCTTAGAAGGATTATTAAAATTGTTGTTGGATCCGTTTTTATAGTGTCTTGTTTTTTATCATTTAGCGAAGAAAAAAAATTAATAAGTCAACAAGATGAAGAAAAAATCATTTCAAAATTGATAAAGACGATAGCTGAATCGAATTTAAAATTTATAAGAAATGGATCAACTTATAATGCTAAAGAAGCGGCAAAGCATCTGCAATTGAAATTAAACTTAGCGTCCAAAAATAAATTTAATGGCCAAATAACAGTTTGTGAATTTATCAAAAATGTTGCAACAAAATCAAGTTTATCTGGATTGCCATATCAAATTGAAGTTGAAGCTGGAAAAAAAATTCTTCTACAAACTTGGTTAATAGAAAATCTTAAAAAACAAGATATGGCTCTGGCTGAACGATGCACTGAAAACTCTATTGACTAG
- a CDS encoding IS3 family transposase, producing MLLKFLKKDDKIMLSLIKKVVERRPTYGYKRVTAMVNNVLKVSKSERINKKRIYRIMKLNGLLLPKNQVQRTNHTGTGKIVTLHSNTRWCSDAFEIRCFNDEKVYVAFSLDCKDREAISYVASKEPLLGKSIQELMIRSVEKRFKSYKAQRQNF from the coding sequence ATGCTATTAAAATTCTTAAAAAAAGATGATAAAATAATGTTATCTCTTATAAAAAAGGTCGTAGAAAGAAGGCCTACATATGGCTATAAAAGAGTAACAGCCATGGTCAATAATGTTCTTAAAGTCTCAAAAAGTGAGAGAATAAATAAAAAAAGAATATATCGGATAATGAAATTAAATGGTCTCCTCCTTCCTAAAAATCAAGTGCAAAGAACAAATCATACAGGCACAGGAAAAATTGTAACTCTTCATTCAAATACTAGATGGTGTTCAGACGCATTCGAAATTCGTTGTTTTAACGATGAAAAAGTTTATGTTGCGTTTTCTTTAGACTGTAAAGATAGAGAAGCGATTAGTTACGTTGCGTCCAAGGAACCATTATTAGGAAAATCTATTCAAGAATTAATGATACGCTCGGTGGAAAAAAGATTTAAAAGTTACAAGGCTCAGCGGCAAAATTTTTAG
- a CDS encoding ribonuclease domain-containing protein: MSFIFRNSLLFISVISFHSTLFADGSYLFCSNEKSEWYWAANPDISNADSSNQYFWLEGNLNIINAPISLHAGLKLNTNDLLSRRDKRSTHSENDSIQSSYNSAIPILNIDLEAFANSNEWSELNEWEKLENWHSWETYSQDNLSRTKRASISQHNDQTSILKSQISSEKGKRACSILVNYCTKTFGEPFRYVGAAGNALAASYWGYIVADNVICPNWDYPYGLITDSQLTVGSLITELTVDLITSGPIKGSAKAGKVPTSLNSRPDSLALSNSNGVSRNVVSVEKAISNLSTPSSERAMSPIDPFGNRMNEITRSASELNIQSNSHHAEAARRPSQIAENLVSSNTQTSEGMGQRKFSYADIAKTPSTEGVNEATNPFQRAGSLRIEMYKIGGINSKPKVPSRAYSLSDLIDFNTAKRFSNFEGRIKDLSPDSQLYEIDIPLVEEHVRVRDAKRVIVERKTGRRWYSPDHYETFIDMQAPIDPVKLAEKNKPIIQSKL; encoded by the coding sequence ATGTCATTTATATTTAGAAATTCTCTGCTATTTATTTCTGTAATTTCATTTCATTCCACTTTATTCGCAGATGGATCTTATTTATTTTGCTCAAATGAAAAATCCGAATGGTATTGGGCAGCTAATCCCGATATTAGTAATGCAGATTCAAGTAACCAATATTTTTGGCTAGAAGGGAATTTAAATATAATTAATGCCCCAATTTCACTGCATGCAGGCTTAAAACTAAATACAAATGATCTTCTTAGTAGACGGGATAAAAGAAGTACTCATTCAGAAAATGACTCAATTCAATCATCTTACAATTCAGCAATCCCAATTTTAAATATAGACCTTGAAGCATTCGCTAACAGCAATGAATGGAGCGAGTTAAATGAGTGGGAAAAACTTGAAAATTGGCACTCATGGGAAACATATTCACAAGATAATCTAAGTCGCACAAAAAGAGCAAGTATATCACAACATAATGATCAAACTTCAATCTTAAAGAGCCAAATCTCATCAGAGAAAGGAAAAAGGGCTTGTAGCATTCTTGTAAATTATTGCACAAAAACTTTTGGAGAACCATTTCGCTATGTAGGAGCAGCTGGGAATGCACTTGCAGCATCTTATTGGGGATATATTGTTGCAGACAACGTTATTTGCCCTAATTGGGATTACCCCTATGGATTAATTACTGACTCTCAATTAACTGTTGGTAGCCTTATAACAGAACTGACTGTAGATTTGATAACTTCAGGACCAATAAAAGGCTCTGCAAAAGCTGGAAAAGTTCCAACATCGCTCAATTCAAGACCAGACTCACTTGCATTATCTAATAGCAACGGGGTTTCAAGAAACGTTGTTTCAGTTGAAAAAGCAATCTCAAATCTGAGTACCCCTTCCAGCGAAAGAGCTATGTCTCCTATTGATCCATTTGGTAATAGAATGAATGAAATCACCCGTTCAGCAAGTGAACTAAATATTCAATCAAATAGTCATCATGCTGAAGCTGCTCGTAGACCGTCACAAATTGCAGAAAATCTAGTTTCATCCAACACACAAACAAGTGAAGGAATGGGGCAAAGGAAATTCTCCTATGCAGATATTGCTAAAACTCCTTCAACTGAGGGAGTGAATGAAGCTACAAATCCTTTTCAAAGAGCTGGAAGCTTAAGGATTGAAATGTATAAAATTGGGGGGATTAATTCAAAGCCCAAAGTACCATCAAGAGCATATAGTCTTTCTGATCTTATAGATTTTAATACAGCAAAGAGGTTTAGTAATTTTGAAGGACGTATCAAAGACTTATCACCAGATTCTCAACTTTATGAAATCGATATTCCATTAGTTGAAGAACATGTAAGAGTAAGAGATGCAAAACGAGTCATAGTTGAAAGAAAAACAGGTAGACGCTGGTATTCTCCAGATCATTATGAAACTTTTATCGATATGCAAGCTCCAATTGATCCGGTCAAATTAGCTGAAAAAAATAAACCTATCATTCAATCCAAATTATAG
- a CDS encoding IS3 family transposase gives MKNYLKKNDKIMLSLIKKVVERRPTYGYKRVTAMVNNVFKVSKSERINKKRIYRIMKLNGLLLPKNQVQRTNHTGTGKIVTLHSNTRWCSDTFEIRCFNDEKVYVAFSLDCKDREAISYVASKEPLLGKSIQKLMIRSVEKRFKSYKAQRQTEWLSDRGSI, from the coding sequence ATGAAAAATTATCTTAAAAAAAATGATAAAATAATGTTATCTCTTATAAAAAAGGTCGTAGAAAGAAGGCCTACGTATGGCTATAAAAGAGTAACAGCCATGGTCAATAATGTTTTTAAAGTCTCAAAAAGTGAGAGAATAAATAAAAAAAGAATATATCGGATAATGAAATTAAATGGTCTCCTCCTTCCTAAAAATCAAGTGCAAAGAACAAATCATACAGGCACAGGAAAAATTGTAACTCTTCATTCAAATACTAGATGGTGTTCAGACACATTTGAAATTCGTTGTTTTAACGATGAAAAAGTTTATGTTGCGTTTTCTTTAGACTGTAAAGATAGAGAAGCGATTAGTTACGTTGCGTCCAAGGAACCATTATTAGGAAAATCTATTCAAAAATTAATGATACGCTCGGTGGAAAAAAGATTTAAAAGTTACAAGGCTCAGCGGCAAACAGAATGGCTCAGTGATCGAGGCTCGATTTAA
- a CDS encoding integrase core domain-containing protein — MARTLGLKPCYTAPYSPSSNGMAEAFLGTFKRDYVYVNDCYSADWVIEHLEEWFYDYNHYTPHSGLAMMSPVQYQNSH, encoded by the coding sequence ATAGCTAGAACACTTGGATTAAAACCTTGCTATACTGCTCCATATAGCCCTTCTAGCAATGGAATGGCTGAAGCATTTTTAGGAACATTTAAAAGAGATTATGTTTATGTCAATGATTGTTATTCTGCTGATTGGGTTATAGAGCATTTAGAAGAATGGTTTTACGATTATAATCATTACACACCTCATTCAGGACTTGCAATGATGAGTCCTGTGCAGTATCAAAATTCACATTAA
- a CDS encoding class D beta-lactamase has translation MKRVFCIMMLSTLSAQAKDLNYKDYYRESTGCFILYDLNKNKIIEEYNDQFCQIPMPPNSTFKIPLSIMGFDKNILKDENTPKWEFKEEYLTEGFKSWMPVQWKEENTPKSWLKYSVVWYSQKLTRSLGTKAIENYLNLFDYGNKDFSGTPGKNDALMSAWIDSSLKITAKDQVQFLKKLVKEELPVTKHAQQMTKSSLILEQNNQNVSLYGKTGAGYLENRVAHGWFIGWVEKDKNSYIFVSQIKDNKSGGPLNSIKAKKNAMEFLHELDIL, from the coding sequence ATGAAAAGAGTTTTTTGTATAATGATGTTAAGCACGCTTAGTGCACAAGCGAAAGATTTAAACTATAAAGATTATTATAGAGAGTCTACTGGATGTTTTATTTTATACGATCTAAATAAAAATAAAATAATCGAAGAATATAATGACCAATTTTGTCAGATACCAATGCCACCCAATTCCACTTTCAAAATTCCTCTCAGCATAATGGGTTTCGATAAAAACATTTTAAAAGATGAAAACACCCCAAAATGGGAATTTAAGGAAGAATATTTAACTGAAGGATTTAAAAGTTGGATGCCCGTTCAGTGGAAAGAAGAAAACACTCCCAAAAGTTGGTTAAAATATTCTGTTGTCTGGTATAGTCAAAAACTGACTCGCTCATTGGGTACAAAAGCAATCGAAAATTATCTTAATCTATTCGATTACGGTAATAAAGATTTCTCAGGCACACCAGGGAAAAATGATGCTTTAATGAGCGCTTGGATTGACTCATCTCTGAAAATTACCGCAAAAGATCAAGTGCAATTTTTAAAGAAATTGGTAAAAGAAGAGCTTCCTGTTACGAAACATGCTCAACAGATGACAAAAAGTTCTTTAATTCTTGAACAAAACAATCAGAATGTTTCTTTATATGGTAAAACTGGTGCGGGCTATTTAGAAAATAGAGTCGCACATGGGTGGTTTATTGGCTGGGTTGAAAAAGATAAAAACTCATACATATTTGTCAGCCAGATAAAAGATAATAAAAGCGGTGGACCTCTCAATAGCATAAAAGCGAAAAAGAATGCAATGGAGTTTTTACATGAACTAGATATATTATAA
- a CDS encoding GNAT family N-acetyltransferase yields MKILSKRIVENYKWGNNCDGWKFIDRKDLAIILEKIPVNCSEKAHFHKNATQFFIIQTGKAKIIANHKEYILNPQEGLEIESFTLHSVQNYGDTDLEFILISSPKAHGDRIDVSYRLRNATLEDISQLTELAFLSKAYWGYPKEWLDLWQNDLIISEEFLKNSVSVLAELNGKIIGFWCREAIQTDRITNGSLFIHPEFMGQGLAKNLWRALSVELKEKGINSFLLEADPNAIPFYLSIGAVQVGEVYSKIIKERKIPILHLYLE; encoded by the coding sequence ATGAAAATACTTTCTAAAAGAATCGTTGAGAACTATAAATGGGGGAATAATTGTGATGGTTGGAAATTTATAGACAGGAAAGATTTAGCTATAATTTTAGAAAAAATTCCTGTAAACTGCTCAGAAAAAGCTCATTTTCATAAGAATGCAACGCAATTTTTTATTATTCAGACTGGTAAAGCAAAAATTATTGCCAATCATAAAGAGTATATTTTAAATCCGCAGGAAGGTCTTGAAATAGAAAGCTTCACCCTTCACAGTGTGCAAAATTACGGTGATACAGATCTTGAATTTATATTAATCTCTTCTCCTAAAGCGCATGGTGACCGAATTGATGTCTCTTATAGACTCAGAAATGCTACGCTCGAAGATATCTCTCAACTCACAGAGCTTGCTTTCTTATCCAAAGCATATTGGGGTTATCCTAAGGAATGGCTTGATCTATGGCAAAATGATTTGATTATTTCGGAGGAATTTTTAAAAAATTCAGTTTCCGTACTTGCAGAGCTAAATGGGAAAATAATTGGTTTCTGGTGCAGAGAAGCAATACAAACTGACAGAATTACAAATGGCAGTCTATTTATTCATCCAGAATTTATGGGGCAAGGACTTGCTAAAAATTTATGGCGAGCTTTAAGCGTTGAATTAAAGGAAAAGGGAATAAATTCATTTCTATTAGAAGCTGATCCTAATGCAATCCCATTTTATTTATCAATAGGAGCTGTGCAAGTTGGAGAAGTGTATTCTAAAATTATTAAGGAGAGAAAGATTCCAATTTTACATTTATACCTAGAATAA
- a CDS encoding Spy/CpxP family protein refolding chaperone, translating to MKKNFLVASQLICILFSSPFTYAQPSNYNHEEAHDYTLMRHEKFLEDPILSLTQEQKDKLKKIFSESKAEMKKAGNEVWEKRKVLRDAIIDEKKSEKDLYQIHDDLDKLQKYSSSLHFKLMLKIRSVITSEQRKNFFKKMESRRKNHHSDKDKL from the coding sequence ATGAAAAAGAATTTTCTGGTTGCGAGTCAATTAATCTGCATTTTATTTTCCTCGCCTTTTACATATGCGCAACCCTCAAATTATAATCATGAAGAAGCTCATGATTACACATTAATGAGACATGAAAAGTTCTTAGAAGACCCAATTTTATCGCTTACTCAAGAGCAAAAAGATAAATTAAAAAAAATATTCTCAGAAAGTAAGGCTGAAATGAAAAAAGCAGGTAATGAAGTTTGGGAAAAAAGAAAAGTTCTTAGGGACGCTATAATTGATGAGAAAAAAAGTGAAAAAGATTTATATCAAATCCATGATGATCTTGATAAATTACAAAAATATTCTTCGAGTTTACACTTTAAATTAATGCTAAAAATAAGAAGCGTAATAACTTCGGAACAAAGAAAAAATTTCTTTAAAAAAATGGAATCAAGAAGAAAAAATCATCATTCAGATAAAGACAAATTATAA
- a CDS encoding class I SAM-dependent methyltransferase: MNSKTSEKSYLKHEKTVDLYEEVWSKGVYRGFSLCTIGAHTTPFLDAFIKLVKEINKDPAKIIEFGAGSGAHSITLAKEGFTVTAIESSQTAVSLMKKRMQNENINLNIIDMNIFDYLKTDIRDEFIGIYANAVLHFLTETERQKLYKNLIRIQTQNSILAVSFKGVGDSLQKIGTLQEHTDAGPIYMGKDKIKRLFVSNPFPLIQEIQKTGYEHIETLHWVIPDYNIQGEDSVFIGLIAKKP, encoded by the coding sequence ATGAATAGCAAAACTAGCGAAAAATCTTATTTAAAACATGAAAAGACAGTTGATCTTTATGAAGAAGTTTGGAGCAAAGGGGTCTATAGAGGATTTAGCCTTTGCACAATAGGAGCTCATACAACTCCATTTCTCGATGCATTTATTAAGCTTGTCAAAGAAATCAATAAAGATCCGGCAAAAATTATTGAGTTTGGCGCAGGCTCAGGTGCACATTCCATTACACTAGCAAAAGAGGGTTTCACAGTCACAGCCATTGAAAGCAGCCAAACAGCTGTATCTTTAATGAAAAAAAGAATGCAGAATGAAAATATCAATCTTAACATTATTGATATGAATATTTTTGATTATTTAAAAACAGATATTCGTGATGAGTTTATTGGAATTTATGCAAATGCTGTGCTACACTTTTTGACAGAAACTGAGCGACAAAAGTTATATAAAAATCTTATACGGATCCAAACTCAAAATAGTATATTAGCTGTATCCTTTAAAGGTGTTGGGGATTCTTTACAAAAAATTGGTACTTTACAAGAACATACAGACGCTGGACCTATCTATATGGGAAAAGATAAAATTAAACGTTTGTTTGTTTCAAATCCATTTCCTCTTATTCAAGAAATTCAAAAGACGGGTTATGAGCATATTGAGACTTTGCATTGGGTCATTCCAGATTATAATATCCAAGGAGAAGACTCTGTATTTATAGGACTTATTGCAAAAAAGCCGTAG
- a CDS encoding BLUF domain-containing protein: MRKSTNLHRVLYRSEQTQKFGEGELEKIINSALKNNAKNEITGILITRGVFFLQLLEGDIKNVVDMFSKIKRDPRHKNIEVLLNEEADFRVFTKWTMGVIEDSSLTNLPEMLKTIDAILKQKEKESNVKVIEILKIFTANIKK, from the coding sequence ATGAGAAAATCAACAAATCTTCATCGAGTGTTATATAGGAGTGAACAAACTCAAAAGTTTGGCGAAGGTGAGCTTGAAAAGATAATAAATTCTGCACTTAAAAATAATGCAAAAAATGAAATCACAGGAATATTAATTACAAGGGGAGTTTTTTTTCTTCAACTTTTAGAAGGTGATATAAAGAATGTTGTAGATATGTTTAGTAAGATTAAACGAGATCCCCGTCATAAAAATATAGAGGTTTTATTGAATGAAGAAGCTGATTTTAGAGTGTTTACTAAATGGACAATGGGCGTGATTGAAGATTCGTCGCTGACAAATTTACCTGAAATGCTAAAAACTATAGATGCTATTTTAAAGCAGAAAGAAAAGGAGTCAAATGTAAAAGTGATCGAAATATTAAAAATATTCACTGCAAACATAAAAAAATGA
- a CDS encoding transporter substrate-binding domain-containing protein, producing MKYILILIFFMQLSAYAKQEVIKVGYFEAIPFVFKNKYNKPDGVLYDKLLNNLNLGENYKVEFYEFPLARAFFELSKENIDILSLVTEQSFIEMKVTHRSIAICNIQEYIFVPKESNINIFVDSRIFKNKVIGLRAGVNLPDYFDSKKNNITYAETSGDKPIEKILMKLIKNRIDIAYFTNPKVGYLEAKKLGILNKIKVIKLGNHYSSLYLGFSRKFDKKMILQINEKIQREQKNLEVICSLN from the coding sequence TTGAAATATATTTTAATTTTAATTTTTTTTATGCAACTCAGTGCATATGCAAAACAAGAAGTAATAAAAGTTGGTTATTTTGAAGCCATTCCATTTGTTTTTAAAAACAAATATAATAAACCAGATGGAGTTTTATATGATAAATTATTAAATAATTTGAACTTAGGAGAAAATTATAAAGTTGAGTTTTATGAGTTTCCTTTAGCACGAGCTTTTTTTGAGTTGAGCAAAGAAAATATCGATATTTTATCTCTTGTCACTGAACAGTCATTTATAGAGATGAAAGTTACGCATCGTTCCATAGCGATATGCAATATTCAAGAATATATTTTTGTACCGAAAGAATCTAATATTAATATTTTTGTTGATTCAAGAATTTTCAAAAATAAAGTAATTGGCTTAAGAGCTGGAGTAAATTTACCAGACTATTTTGACAGCAAAAAAAATAATATTACTTATGCAGAAACGTCAGGGGATAAGCCAATAGAGAAAATATTAATGAAATTAATAAAAAATCGAATTGATATAGCTTATTTCACAAATCCTAAGGTTGGCTACTTAGAGGCTAAAAAACTAGGCATTCTTAATAAAATCAAGGTTATAAAGCTAGGAAACCATTACTCTTCACTATATTTAGGATTTTCAAGAAAATTTGATAAAAAAATGATTTTACAAATTAATGAAAAGATTCAAAGAGAACAGAAAAATCTTGAAGTTATATGTTCTTTAAATTGA
- a CDS encoding carbonic anhydrase — protein sequence MKKLINGITEFRKKVLPGYRDTFARLALGQSPDALFIACSDSRVVPNLFASTDPGDLFVVRNVGNLIPPCSRNGFSVGDESEAAAIEFSITQLKVSSIIICGHSECGAMQSLVKNRNAISSPNLRSWLQYGEPALQKMLDGFEINPGLQPHNQLSQINVLEQKIHLESYPMVQDLIKSGNLRICSWWFDIATADVYSYNDEKRRFVLLDDEEAARILAESSN from the coding sequence ATGAAAAAACTCATTAATGGCATCACCGAATTTAGAAAAAAAGTATTACCTGGTTACAGAGATACATTTGCAAGATTGGCTTTGGGACAATCACCAGATGCTTTATTTATTGCTTGCTCGGATAGCAGAGTGGTGCCAAACTTATTTGCGTCAACCGACCCAGGTGACCTTTTTGTGGTCAGAAATGTTGGAAATCTGATTCCACCATGCAGTCGCAATGGTTTCTCCGTTGGTGATGAATCTGAAGCAGCTGCTATTGAATTTTCTATCACGCAACTTAAAGTTTCTAGTATCATTATCTGTGGGCATTCTGAATGTGGTGCTATGCAATCACTGGTTAAAAATAGAAATGCCATTTCTTCTCCAAATTTGCGCTCATGGCTGCAATATGGCGAACCCGCTTTGCAAAAAATGCTCGATGGATTTGAAATAAATCCAGGATTACAACCACACAATCAACTTTCTCAAATTAATGTCCTTGAACAAAAAATTCATTTAGAGTCATATCCTATGGTTCAAGATCTTATTAAAAGTGGAAATTTAAGAATCTGCAGCTGGTGGTTTGATATAGCAACTGCAGATGTTTATTCTTACAACGATGAAAAAAGAAGATTTGTGCTGCTTGACGATGAAGAAGCAGCTAGGATATTGGCAGAAAGTTCTAATTAA